The proteins below come from a single Nocardioides eburneiflavus genomic window:
- a CDS encoding dihydrofolate reductase family protein has protein sequence MPLVRVHNFSISLDGFGAGAPQSLESPFGHAGERLHEWMFATRFWDPEAGHQGVDDAFAVRHGDGFGAEIMGANKFGPPGWQDDPDWRGWWGEDPPFHTPTYVLTHRPRPPLEMQGGTTFHFLDASPEEALGVAQEAAGDLDVRLGGGASSIRSFVSAGLVDHLHLVVVPIVLGRGTRIWDGLDGVESAYDIESVASPSGVVHLTLTRRSRT, from the coding sequence GTGCCACTCGTCCGGGTCCACAACTTCTCCATCTCGCTCGACGGCTTCGGCGCCGGGGCGCCGCAGTCGCTCGAGTCGCCCTTCGGCCACGCCGGCGAGCGCCTCCACGAATGGATGTTCGCGACGCGCTTCTGGGACCCCGAGGCCGGTCACCAGGGCGTCGACGACGCGTTCGCCGTGCGTCACGGCGACGGCTTCGGTGCCGAGATCATGGGCGCCAACAAGTTCGGCCCGCCCGGGTGGCAGGACGACCCCGACTGGCGCGGCTGGTGGGGCGAGGACCCACCGTTCCACACCCCGACGTACGTCCTCACGCACCGGCCGCGGCCGCCGCTCGAGATGCAGGGTGGCACCACCTTCCACTTCCTCGACGCGTCGCCGGAGGAGGCTCTGGGCGTGGCGCAGGAGGCTGCCGGCGACCTCGACGTACGCCTCGGCGGCGGCGCCAGCTCGATCCGCTCGTTCGTCTCCGCCGGGCTCGTCGACCACCTGCACCTCGTGGTGGTGCCGATCGTGCTGGGCCGCGGCACCCGCATCTGGGACGGTCTCGACGGCGTGGAGTCGGCGTACGACATCGAGTCGGTGGCCTCGCCCAGCGGCGTCGTGCACCTGACCCTCACTCGTCGCTCCCGCACCTGA
- a CDS encoding aspartate-semialdehyde dehydrogenase, producing MSPVNIGIVGATGQVGVAMRQILLEREFPADQVRFFASSRSAGTVLPFGDREITVEDAETADPAGLDIALFSAGATTSRALAQKFVDAGVIVVDNSSAFRKDPEIPLVVAEVNADAMAQVIEAGRGIIANPNCTTMAAMPVLKPLHDEAGLTRLIVSTYQAVSGSGVAGVDELANGVAEAGDKARELAYDGTAISFPEPVKYVEPIAYNVLPMAGSIVDDGLNETDEEQKLRNESRKILGLPDLLVSGICVRVPVFTGHSLAVNAEFERSMTPDRAREILASAEGVELDEVPTPLKAAGKDPSYVGRLRQDAGVPDDRGLALFISNDNLRKGAALNTVQIAELIAAAR from the coding sequence ATGAGCCCCGTGAACATCGGCATCGTCGGTGCCACCGGGCAGGTCGGCGTCGCGATGCGCCAGATCCTGCTCGAGCGGGAGTTCCCGGCCGACCAGGTCCGCTTCTTCGCCTCCTCCCGCTCGGCCGGGACCGTGCTGCCCTTCGGCGACCGTGAGATCACCGTCGAGGACGCCGAGACCGCCGACCCGGCCGGTCTCGACATCGCCCTGTTCTCCGCGGGCGCCACGACGTCGCGGGCGCTCGCCCAGAAGTTCGTCGACGCGGGCGTGATCGTGGTCGACAACTCCAGCGCCTTCCGCAAGGACCCGGAGATCCCGCTCGTCGTCGCCGAGGTCAACGCCGACGCGATGGCGCAGGTGATCGAGGCCGGGCGCGGCATCATCGCCAACCCCAACTGCACCACGATGGCCGCGATGCCGGTCCTCAAGCCGCTGCACGACGAGGCCGGCCTGACCCGGCTCATCGTCTCGACCTACCAGGCGGTCTCCGGCTCCGGCGTCGCCGGCGTCGACGAGCTCGCCAACGGTGTGGCCGAGGCGGGCGACAAGGCCCGCGAGCTGGCGTACGACGGCACGGCGATCTCCTTCCCCGAGCCGGTGAAGTACGTCGAGCCGATCGCCTACAACGTGCTCCCGATGGCCGGCTCGATCGTGGACGACGGGCTCAACGAGACCGACGAGGAGCAGAAGCTCCGCAACGAGTCCCGCAAGATCCTGGGCCTGCCCGACCTGCTGGTCTCCGGCATCTGCGTGCGGGTGCCGGTCTTCACCGGTCACTCGCTCGCGGTCAACGCCGAGTTCGAGCGGTCGATGACGCCCGACCGGGCGCGGGAGATCCTGGCCTCGGCCGAGGGTGTCGAGCTCGACGAGGTGCCCACGCCGCTGAAGGCCGCGGGCAAGGACCCGTCCTACGTCGGCCGGCTGCGGCAGGACGCCGGCGTGCCGGACGACCGCGGGCTCGCGCTCTTCATCAGCAACGACAACCTCCGCAAGGGCGCCGCCCTCAACACGGTGCAGATCGCGGAGCTGATCGCGGCCGCTCGCTGA
- a CDS encoding DUF5063 domain-containing protein has translation MTDADQSRFGEQIADSVESFLLALRAIAREGNGAQAVSLLLLEISQVLLAGARLGAQTDFTPREEFQPDVGPEADIDELRLRLADMLEGVDAYTFVFDPYIPELVESRLSDDLASIAIDLENGLRHFRGGNVDEALWWWQFSYVNNWGNLAGAALNALLTVVAHDRFDTDFEADAEAVAVADEMLEDAPAARP, from the coding sequence ATGACAGACGCCGACCAGAGCCGTTTCGGTGAGCAGATCGCCGACTCCGTGGAGAGCTTCCTGCTCGCGCTGCGCGCGATCGCGCGCGAGGGCAACGGCGCCCAGGCGGTCTCGCTGCTGCTGCTCGAGATCAGCCAGGTGCTCCTCGCGGGCGCCCGGCTCGGAGCCCAGACCGACTTCACCCCGCGCGAGGAGTTCCAGCCCGACGTGGGGCCGGAGGCGGACATCGACGAGCTGCGCCTGCGGCTCGCGGACATGCTCGAGGGCGTCGACGCCTACACCTTCGTCTTCGACCCCTACATACCCGAGCTCGTGGAGAGCCGGCTGTCCGACGACCTCGCCTCGATCGCCATCGACCTCGAGAACGGCCTGCGGCACTTCCGCGGCGGCAACGTCGACGAGGCGCTGTGGTGGTGGCAGTTCTCCTACGTCAACAACTGGGGCAACCTCGCGGGGGCGGCGCTCAACGCGCTCCTCACCGTCGTGGCCCACGACCGTTTCGACACCGACTTCGAGGCCGACGCCGAGGCCGTCGCGGTCGCGGATGAGATGCTCGAGGACGCTCCGGCCGCGCGCCCGTAG
- a CDS encoding helix-turn-helix domain-containing protein: MSKARLVITAVVVEGRPVAEVVATYGVSRSRLYELLARYRDEGEAAFEPRSKAPKTSPRATPPATVDLVLTLRKQLLEAGHDAGAETICWHLLQHHEVRLARATIHRILTRHGAVTPEPRKRPKSSYIRFEAAMPNECWQSDFTHYPLTDTATFPKGVEIITWLDDCTRYALHISAHRAITPRS, translated from the coding sequence ATGTCAAAGGCACGCTTGGTCATCACCGCCGTTGTCGTGGAGGGGCGACCCGTCGCCGAGGTCGTCGCGACCTACGGCGTGTCCCGCTCGAGGCTCTACGAGCTCCTCGCCCGCTACCGAGACGAGGGCGAAGCCGCCTTCGAACCCCGCTCCAAGGCCCCGAAGACCTCGCCGAGAGCAACCCCGCCCGCGACCGTCGACCTGGTCCTCACGCTGCGCAAGCAACTCCTCGAGGCCGGCCACGATGCTGGCGCGGAAACGATCTGCTGGCACCTGCTCCAGCACCACGAGGTGAGGCTGGCGCGGGCCACGATCCACCGGATCCTGACCCGCCACGGCGCCGTCACCCCCGAGCCGCGGAAGCGACCCAAGTCGTCCTACATCCGGTTCGAAGCAGCAATGCCGAACGAGTGCTGGCAGTCCGACTTCACCCACTACCCCCTCACCGACACAGCAACCTTCCCCAAGGGCGTGGAGATCATCACCTGGCTCGACGACTGCACCCGCTACGCCCTGCACATCTCCGCACACCGGGCGATCACACCCCGATCGTGA
- a CDS encoding aspartate kinase, with amino-acid sequence MGIVVQKYGGSSLADADAIKRVARRIVDIKKSGHDVVVAVSAMGDTTDDLLDLANGVSPLPPAREMDMLLTAGERISMALVAMAISDLGYTARSFTGSQAGVITDSVHGKAKIIDVTPGRITQAIGEGHIVIVAGFQGVSADTKEITTLGRGGTDTTAVALAAALEADVCEIYTDVDGVFTADPRIVPSARKLTKVSYEEMLELAACGAKILHLRCVEYGRRYGIPIHVRSSFSQLEGTWVVSDPQTSGPSEEDTMEQPIIAGVAHDRSEAKITVVGVPDKVGEAARIFEALAEAQVNLDMIVQNVSAAATSLTDISFTLPRTDGQVAMTALARIQAEVGYDKLLYDDKIGKVSLIGAGMRSHPGITSKFFAALASAGVNIGMISTSEIRISVIVDENAVDDAVRATHTAFDLDADEVEAVVYGGTGR; translated from the coding sequence GTGGGCATTGTCGTGCAGAAGTACGGCGGCTCCTCGCTCGCCGACGCCGACGCCATCAAGCGCGTCGCGCGGCGCATCGTGGACATCAAGAAGTCCGGCCATGACGTCGTCGTCGCCGTGTCCGCCATGGGCGACACGACCGACGACCTGCTCGACCTGGCCAACGGCGTCTCGCCGCTGCCTCCCGCGCGCGAGATGGACATGCTGCTCACGGCCGGTGAGCGGATCTCGATGGCGCTGGTCGCGATGGCGATCAGCGACCTGGGCTACACCGCTCGCTCCTTCACCGGGTCGCAGGCGGGCGTGATCACCGACTCGGTGCACGGCAAGGCCAAGATCATCGACGTGACCCCGGGACGCATCACCCAGGCCATCGGCGAGGGCCACATCGTCATCGTGGCGGGCTTCCAGGGCGTCTCCGCGGACACCAAGGAGATCACCACCCTCGGCCGCGGCGGCACCGACACCACGGCGGTCGCGCTGGCCGCGGCGCTCGAGGCCGATGTCTGCGAGATCTACACCGACGTCGACGGCGTCTTCACCGCCGACCCGCGGATCGTGCCGAGCGCCCGCAAGCTCACCAAGGTCTCCTACGAGGAGATGCTCGAGCTCGCTGCGTGCGGCGCCAAGATCCTGCACCTGCGGTGCGTGGAGTACGGCCGCCGCTACGGCATCCCGATCCACGTGCGCTCGTCGTTCAGCCAGCTCGAAGGCACCTGGGTCGTCAGTGACCCCCAGACCAGCGGACCCAGCGAGGAAGACACCATGGAACAGCCCATCATCGCCGGCGTGGCCCACGACCGCAGCGAGGCCAAGATCACCGTGGTCGGCGTGCCCGACAAGGTCGGCGAGGCAGCGCGGATCTTCGAGGCGCTGGCCGAGGCGCAGGTCAACCTCGACATGATCGTGCAGAACGTCTCCGCGGCCGCCACGAGCCTCACCGACATCTCCTTCACCCTGCCGCGCACCGACGGCCAGGTCGCGATGACGGCGCTGGCCCGGATCCAGGCCGAGGTCGGCTACGACAAGCTCCTCTACGACGACAAGATCGGCAAGGTCTCGCTGATCGGCGCGGGCATGCGCTCGCACCCCGGCATCACCTCGAAGTTCTTCGCCGCCCTCGCCTCCGCGGGGGTCAACATCGGGATGATCTCGACCTCGGAGATCCGGATCTCGGTGATCGTCGACGAGAACGCGGTCGACGACGCCGTGCGCGCGACCCACACGGCGTTCGACCTCGACGCCGACGAGGTCGAGGCCGTGGTCTACGGAGGCACCGGACGATGA
- a CDS encoding penicillin-binding protein, giving the protein MPTRSSSRSERPHGRPDAGRVASHLAVMGAVAVVMGVLVACLAIPFAGLVGVAAKDVSKGMVNLPESLEAKDLSQKTRIYDVNGNLIASLYDQNRINVPLSSISRPMVKAIVAIEDYRFYDHGALDLKGTLRAFITNQANGGSVQGGSSITQQMVKQTLLYQAETDEERKAATEETYARKVRELRYAIAFEKNHTKDWILERYLNIAYFGDGAFGVQAAARHFFSKNAKDLNLLESATLAGLVKNPVGYDPVDNPERAESRRNVVLDRMAQLGVLTEKKADRLKNKPIGETLKIETSPNGCQQSRAPFFCDYVVNWLLKDPVLGDTPKERRRTLNNGGLTINTTIDLDMQKAADDSVSSHVFQTDQAIGGLAMVEPGSGDVRAIAQSRPMGKDKKGGETYLNYVVPKKYGDANGFQAGSTFKVFVLAEAINQGIPLSTNIYSPQEMQIEDEEFENCDGPYAGDGEGWNVSNSTGGDQDYNLYTGTQQSVNTFFAQLEMQTGMCEPLQLAADMGVKVPLAQKVPSWILGVSDSNPLEIAQAYATFAARGLHCEPRPVTQVLDSSGGVLKDFPTECEQVMPGATADAVNDILRGVMEPGGFGQNIAIDKPSAGKTGTNQNNMSVWFAGYTPSISTAAMVAGANEFGEWVSLNGQVVGGSPIYEAFGSTVAGPIWGDAMAAISAKLPYEDFQAPPGDEIAGVLSTVPDVAGQSVEAATATLQGAGFAVADGGQVNSEVAAGTVAYTSPAGGTALSSGDTVTLYTSTGTVPPPENSGGGGGGGGGGRGNNGNGNGNGGGRGNG; this is encoded by the coding sequence ATGCCAACCCGCTCGTCCTCCCGTTCCGAGCGTCCGCACGGACGCCCCGACGCCGGTCGTGTCGCCTCCCACCTCGCGGTGATGGGTGCCGTCGCGGTGGTCATGGGTGTGCTCGTGGCCTGCCTCGCCATCCCGTTCGCGGGCCTGGTGGGAGTCGCGGCCAAGGACGTCAGCAAGGGCATGGTCAACCTCCCGGAGTCCCTCGAGGCCAAGGACCTGTCGCAGAAGACGCGCATCTACGACGTCAACGGCAACCTCATCGCCTCGCTCTACGACCAGAACCGGATCAACGTCCCGCTGAGCTCGATCTCGCGGCCGATGGTCAAGGCGATCGTCGCGATCGAGGACTACCGCTTCTACGACCACGGGGCGCTCGACCTCAAGGGCACGCTGCGCGCCTTCATCACCAACCAGGCCAACGGCGGCTCCGTGCAGGGTGGCTCCTCGATCACCCAGCAGATGGTGAAGCAGACGCTGCTCTACCAGGCCGAGACCGACGAGGAGCGCAAGGCCGCGACCGAGGAGACGTACGCCCGCAAGGTCCGCGAGCTGCGCTACGCGATCGCGTTCGAGAAGAACCACACGAAGGACTGGATCCTCGAGCGCTACCTCAACATCGCCTACTTCGGCGACGGCGCCTTCGGCGTCCAGGCGGCCGCGCGCCACTTCTTCTCCAAGAACGCCAAGGACCTCAACCTGCTCGAGTCGGCCACGCTCGCGGGCCTGGTGAAGAACCCCGTCGGCTACGACCCGGTCGACAACCCCGAGCGCGCCGAGAGCCGGCGCAACGTCGTGCTCGACCGGATGGCGCAGCTCGGGGTCCTCACCGAGAAGAAGGCTGACCGCCTCAAGAACAAGCCGATCGGCGAGACGCTCAAGATCGAGACGTCCCCCAACGGCTGCCAGCAGTCGCGGGCGCCGTTCTTCTGCGACTACGTCGTCAACTGGCTGCTCAAGGACCCCGTGCTCGGCGACACGCCCAAGGAGCGCCGCCGCACCCTCAACAACGGCGGCCTGACGATCAACACCACGATCGACCTCGACATGCAGAAGGCCGCCGACGACTCGGTCTCGAGCCACGTGTTCCAGACCGATCAGGCCATCGGCGGGCTCGCCATGGTCGAGCCCGGCTCCGGCGACGTCCGCGCGATCGCGCAGTCGCGCCCGATGGGCAAGGACAAGAAGGGCGGCGAGACCTACCTCAACTACGTCGTCCCGAAGAAGTACGGCGACGCCAACGGCTTCCAGGCAGGCTCGACCTTCAAGGTGTTCGTCCTCGCCGAGGCGATCAACCAGGGCATCCCCCTGAGCACGAACATCTACTCGCCGCAGGAGATGCAGATCGAGGACGAGGAGTTCGAGAACTGCGACGGCCCCTATGCCGGCGACGGCGAGGGCTGGAACGTCAGCAACTCGACCGGCGGTGACCAGGACTACAACCTCTACACCGGCACCCAGCAGTCGGTGAACACCTTCTTCGCCCAGCTCGAGATGCAGACCGGCATGTGCGAGCCGCTGCAGCTCGCCGCCGACATGGGCGTCAAGGTGCCGCTGGCACAGAAGGTGCCGTCGTGGATCCTCGGCGTCTCCGACAGCAACCCGCTCGAGATCGCCCAGGCCTACGCCACCTTCGCCGCCCGCGGCCTGCACTGCGAGCCGCGCCCGGTCACCCAGGTGCTCGACTCCTCGGGCGGGGTCCTCAAGGACTTCCCGACCGAGTGCGAGCAGGTCATGCCCGGCGCCACCGCCGACGCGGTCAACGACATCCTGCGCGGCGTGATGGAGCCCGGCGGGTTCGGCCAGAACATCGCCATCGACAAGCCGTCGGCCGGCAAGACCGGCACCAACCAGAACAACATGTCGGTGTGGTTCGCCGGCTACACGCCCAGCATCTCGACCGCCGCGATGGTCGCCGGTGCCAACGAGTTCGGCGAGTGGGTCAGCCTCAACGGCCAGGTCGTGGGCGGCAGCCCGATCTACGAAGCCTTCGGCTCGACCGTCGCCGGCCCGATCTGGGGCGACGCGATGGCGGCCATCTCGGCCAAGCTGCCCTACGAGGACTTCCAGGCCCCGCCTGGCGACGAGATCGCCGGTGTGCTGAGCACGGTGCCCGACGTCGCCGGCCAGAGCGTCGAGGCAGCCACGGCCACCCTGCAGGGCGCCGGCTTCGCCGTTGCCGACGGCGGCCAGGTCAACTCCGAGGTCGCCGCCGGCACCGTGGCGTACACGTCCCCGGCTGGCGGCACCGCCCTCAGCAGCGGCGACACCGTCACGCTCTACACCTCGACCGGGACCGTCCCGCCGCCCGAGAACAGCGGCGGCGGTGGCGGAGGCGGAGGCGGAGGCCGTGGCAACAACGGCAACGGCAACGGCAACGGCGGAGGCCGGGGCAACGGCTGA
- a CDS encoding metallophosphoesterase, whose translation MPFLPAVRRSLALGALAGAGVATYAAWEARQYTLRRVTLPLLPPGHAPLKVLHLSDIHMAPDQRAKQEWLRGLAALEPDLVIDTGDNLADKRSVPVVVDALGGLLDVPGAYVLGSNDYYAPGWRNPLRYLLPDDGERNTSTPQLPWPELKDRFAAAGWLDLTNGFGSLKVGGTRIAFAGVDDPHLKYDDLERVAGPADPGADVRLAVAHAPYLRVLDQFAADGYDAIIAGHTHGGQVCLPTPTGGRALTTNCDLEPARARGLHRHPADSAPGDDGSAWLHVSAGLGTNPYIRLRVACRPEATLMTLVPTT comes from the coding sequence ATGCCTTTCCTCCCCGCCGTACGCCGCTCCCTCGCGCTCGGCGCCCTCGCCGGCGCGGGCGTCGCGACGTACGCCGCGTGGGAGGCGCGGCAGTACACCCTCCGCCGCGTCACGCTGCCGCTGCTGCCGCCCGGGCACGCGCCGCTGAAGGTGCTGCACCTCAGCGACATCCACATGGCCCCCGACCAGCGCGCCAAGCAGGAGTGGCTGCGCGGCCTGGCCGCCCTCGAGCCAGACCTGGTCATCGACACCGGTGACAACCTCGCCGACAAGCGGTCGGTCCCGGTCGTCGTCGACGCCCTGGGCGGCCTGCTCGACGTGCCGGGCGCCTACGTCCTGGGGTCCAACGACTACTACGCCCCCGGGTGGCGCAACCCGCTGCGCTACCTGCTGCCCGACGACGGCGAGCGCAACACCTCGACCCCGCAGCTGCCGTGGCCCGAGCTCAAGGACCGCTTCGCCGCCGCCGGCTGGCTCGACCTGACCAACGGGTTCGGCTCGCTGAAGGTCGGCGGGACCCGGATCGCCTTCGCGGGGGTCGACGACCCGCACCTGAAGTACGACGACCTCGAGCGCGTCGCCGGGCCTGCGGACCCGGGCGCCGACGTACGCCTCGCGGTCGCGCACGCGCCCTACCTCCGCGTCCTGGACCAGTTCGCCGCCGACGGCTACGACGCGATCATCGCCGGGCACACCCACGGCGGGCAGGTGTGCCTGCCCACCCCGACCGGCGGTCGGGCCCTCACCACCAACTGCGACCTCGAGCCGGCCCGCGCCCGCGGCCTGCACCGCCACCCCGCCGACTCCGCACCCGGGGACGACGGCTCGGCCTGGCTGCACGTCTCCGCCGGGCTCGGCACCAACCCCTACATCCGCCTCCGCGTCGCCTGCCGCCCCGAGGCGACCCTGATGACGCTCGTCCCGACCACCTGA
- the recR gene encoding recombination mediator RecR: MYEGVVQDLIDELGRLPGVGPKSAQRIAFHLLQAEPTDVRRLADVLIEVKAKVKFCSTCFNVSEDEQCRICRDERRDPSVLCVVEEYKDVVAIERTREFRGRYHVLGGAISPIDGIGPDQLHVKELMPRLADGTVTEVILATDPNLEGEATATYLTRLLGPMGLRVTRLASGLPVGGDLEYADEVTLGRAFAGRRAAT; encoded by the coding sequence TTGTACGAGGGTGTGGTCCAGGACCTGATCGACGAGCTCGGTCGGCTGCCCGGCGTGGGCCCGAAGAGCGCGCAGCGGATCGCCTTCCACCTGCTGCAGGCCGAGCCCACCGACGTACGCCGCCTCGCCGACGTGCTGATCGAGGTGAAGGCCAAGGTGAAGTTCTGCTCCACCTGCTTCAACGTCAGCGAGGACGAGCAGTGCCGGATCTGCCGCGACGAGCGGCGTGACCCGAGCGTGCTGTGCGTCGTCGAGGAGTACAAGGACGTCGTCGCGATCGAGCGCACCCGCGAGTTCCGCGGCCGCTACCACGTCCTCGGCGGCGCGATCTCGCCCATCGACGGCATCGGGCCCGACCAACTCCACGTCAAGGAGCTGATGCCGCGCCTGGCGGACGGGACGGTCACCGAGGTCATCCTCGCCACCGACCCCAACCTCGAGGGCGAGGCCACCGCGACCTATCTCACGCGCCTGCTCGGTCCGATGGGCTTGCGCGTCACCCGCTTGGCGAGTGGACTGCCGGTGGGCGGTGACCTCGAGTACGCCGACGAGGTCACGCTCGGCCGTGCATTCGCCGGAAGGAGAGCAGCCACATGA
- a CDS encoding GatB/YqeY domain-containing protein: MSDLKDRLRADLTTAIKARDELRSSTLRMVLTAITNQEVAGKEARELSDDDIIGVLSTEAKRRREAAVAFEEGGRTEMAAKEAAEGVVIAEYLPAQLSEAEIADLVSAAIAQTGAADEGMRAMGKVMGVVTPQVKGRADGGAVAAEVRRQLG; encoded by the coding sequence ATGAGTGACCTGAAGGACCGTCTCCGCGCCGACCTCACCACCGCCATCAAGGCGCGCGACGAGCTGCGCTCCTCGACCCTGCGGATGGTGCTGACCGCGATCACCAACCAGGAGGTCGCCGGCAAGGAGGCCCGCGAGCTCTCCGACGACGACATCATCGGCGTGCTGTCCACCGAGGCCAAGCGGCGTCGCGAGGCGGCTGTCGCGTTCGAGGAGGGCGGGCGCACCGAGATGGCCGCCAAGGAGGCCGCCGAGGGCGTGGTCATCGCCGAGTACCTCCCGGCCCAGCTCAGCGAGGCCGAGATCGCCGACCTGGTCAGCGCAGCGATCGCGCAGACGGGTGCCGCCGACGAGGGGATGCGCGCCATGGGCAAGGTGATGGGCGTCGTCACGCCGCAGGTCAAGGGTCGCGCCGACGGCGGTGCCGTCGCCGCGGAGGTGCGGCGCCAGCTCGGCTGA
- a CDS encoding YbaB/EbfC family nucleoid-associated protein has translation MTQNPFDALGGGGFDMNALLQQAQQMQQQLEEAQAALAEQTVDGTVAGGAVTVTANGVGELVGVTIRAGEFDGSDPDDLSDLSDLIVAAYRDARAKSEALAGESLGPLTDGLGGGGAGGGLGFQPPGLG, from the coding sequence ATGACCCAGAACCCCTTCGACGCCCTCGGTGGCGGCGGCTTCGACATGAACGCCCTGCTGCAGCAGGCCCAGCAGATGCAGCAGCAGCTCGAGGAGGCCCAGGCCGCCCTCGCCGAGCAGACCGTCGACGGCACGGTCGCCGGCGGCGCCGTCACCGTGACCGCCAACGGCGTGGGCGAGCTCGTCGGTGTCACGATCCGCGCGGGCGAGTTCGACGGCAGCGACCCCGACGACCTGTCGGACCTCTCCGACCTGATCGTCGCCGCCTACCGTGACGCCCGTGCCAAGTCCGAGGCGCTGGCCGGCGAGTCGCTCGGCCCGCTCACCGACGGCCTCGGTGGTGGCGGTGCCGGCGGTGGCCTCGGCTTCCAGCCTCCCGGCCTGGGCTGA
- a CDS encoding integrase core domain-containing protein — MKATFREAAGQHGIPASTLTDNGMVYTVRLAGIGRRGGRNGFEQQLRDWHVVQKNSRPNHPTTCGKVERFQQTMKNWLRAQPTQPATIAALQTLLDRFQREYNQQRPHRSLPHRATPAALYDTMPKALPGPSREPDTHDRIRHDRVDKSGSVTLRIADKLRHIGVGRTHARTHIILLVHDLDVRIVNAITGELLRELTIDTSKDYQPRNPK, encoded by the coding sequence GTGAAGGCCACCTTCCGCGAAGCCGCAGGTCAGCACGGCATCCCCGCCTCGACATTGACCGACAACGGGATGGTCTACACCGTCCGCCTGGCCGGCATCGGTCGCCGCGGCGGCCGCAACGGCTTCGAGCAACAACTCCGCGACTGGCACGTCGTGCAGAAGAACAGCCGGCCCAACCACCCCACCACCTGCGGGAAGGTCGAACGCTTCCAGCAGACCATGAAGAACTGGCTACGCGCCCAGCCCACCCAGCCCGCCACCATCGCAGCACTACAGACGCTGCTGGACCGGTTCCAGCGCGAATACAACCAGCAGCGACCACACCGATCCCTGCCGCACCGCGCCACCCCGGCCGCGCTCTACGACACCATGCCAAAGGCCCTACCCGGCCCCAGCCGCGAACCCGACACCCACGACCGAATCCGGCACGACCGCGTCGACAAGTCCGGCAGCGTCACGCTGCGCATCGCCGACAAACTCCGCCACATCGGCGTCGGACGAACCCACGCCCGAACCCACATCATCCTGCTCGTCCACGACCTCGACGTCCGCATCGTCAACGCCATCACCGGCGAACTCCTCCGCGAGCTCACCATCGACACCAGCAAGGACTACCAACCACGCAACCCCAAATGA